A genomic region of Populus nigra chromosome 11, ddPopNigr1.1, whole genome shotgun sequence contains the following coding sequences:
- the LOC133706273 gene encoding uncharacterized protein LOC133706273: MAYRRRQQQQQQQQQQEEEETSSTSSRSRGRPSPIRTTTSSSSFSLDEEDWIYEDVDYNNNNNINIENKSNSTSLATKAIRASSAAHRDSSLSSAYAFTNHPSPSSNPSNFNSSSTKEEEPNKAYYHEYTSMKTLKETQQQQQQGFWGTLARKAKSILDDDFNTSAYNAATTSSPQKQQMDSGTDRTTTWQHHVPDTTTKSKYQNPYPPRETHGKMDSPVLQKGLNAISSSLNYIGNAVEEGLTRVENRTADIIQETRKHIQKKPNGAAARNQATYRSSMWQQPQMETSRQQPQKETDQELQLKASRDVAMAMAAKAKLLLRELKTVKADFAFAKERCAQLEEENKILRENRQRGENLEDDDLIRLQLETLLAEKARLAHENSVYARENRFLREVVEYHQLTMQDVVYLDEGTEEVTEVYPIKVVSNTPSIPSMSPPPLHTEASLGTSLPVTRDILPHPVPPPGSVEVSKSAASPNSSTSTSIAADPRKHSNPTA; the protein is encoded by the exons ATGGCATATAGAAGaaggcagcagcagcagcagcagcagcagcagcaggaggaggaggagacatCAAGCACAAGCAGCAGAAGCAGAGGCAGGCCATCTCCAATCAGGACGacaacatcatcttcttctttttcattggaCGAAGAGGATTGGATTTATGAAGATGTTGattataacaacaacaataatattaatattgagaATAAGAGTAATTCCACCTCTTTGGCTACCAAAGCCATTAGAGCTTCTTCTGCTGCCCACAGAGactcctctctctcttctgCTTACGCCTTCACTAATCACCCCTCCCCCTCTTCTAATCCTTCCAATTTTAATTCTTCTTCTACCAAG GAGGAGGAACCGAACAAGGCCTATTATCACGAGTACACATCTATGAAAACATTGAAAGAaacgcagcagcagcagcagcaagggTTTTGGGGTACTCTTGCTAGAAAAGCTAAATCCATTCTTGATGATGATTTCAATACTAGTGCCTACAATGCTGCTACTACTTCCTCTCCTCAAAAGCAACAAATGGATTCAGGTACTGACAGGACTACTACTTGGCAACACCATGTCCCCGACACTACAACTAAGTCCAAG TACCAGAACCCGTACCCCCCTCGTGAGACCCATGGGAAGATGGATAGTCCTGTATTACAAAAGGGACTCAACGCGATCTCATCTTCCCTGAATTATATTGGTAATGCTGTCGAG GAAGGTCTGACAAGAGTGGAGAACCGGACTGCAGACATTATCCAAGAAACTCGTAAGCATATTCAGAAAAAGCCTAATGGTGCTGCTGCACGGAATCAGGCAACCTATAGGAGTAGCATGTGGCAACAACCTCAAATGGAGACCAGTAGACAACAACCCCAGAAAGAAACTGACCAAGAACTCCAACTGAAGGCATCTCGCGAC GTTGCAATGGCAATGGCTGCCAAGGCAAAGCTTCTTCTTCGAGAGTTGAAAACTGTTAAAGCGGATTTCGCTTTTGCTAAGGAGCGATGTGCTCAGCTGGAGGAGGAGAATAAAATTCTTAGGGAGAATCGTCAAAGAGGAGAGAACCTGGAAGATGATGATTTG ATTCGGCTTCAACTTGAAACACTCTTAGCAGAGAAGGCCCGGTTGGCACATGAGAACTCAGTCTATGCTCGTGAGAACCGCTTTTTGAGGGAGGTTGTTGAATATCACCAGCTTACCATGCAGGATGTTGTGTATTTGGATGAGGGCACTGAAGAAGTAACTGAAGTTTATCCCATCAAGGTTGTCTCCAACACTCCCTCCATCCCGTCAATGTCGCCCCCTCCTTTGCATACTGAGGCTTCCCTTGGTACAAGTCTGCCTGTGACTCGAGACATCTTGCCTCATCCTGTCCCCCCACCAGGGTCTGTGGAGGTTTCCAAAAGTGCTGCATCACCAAATTCATCTACCTCGACATCAATTGCAGCAGATCCTAGAAAACACTCGAATCCTACTGCTTGA
- the LOC133668193 gene encoding uncharacterized protein LOC133668193, whose product MAAEADHRGSTGCFIGQFSCTASLNGAIWCRRKPVWEKKKRVDGSLIAIKLRISRLVDSIDSRHGISRLTLLLSIIATASSSRADLHLNDDTLPPTICPLEFLQNHAYTCWLRSINEGGITVIIDSTLIRKSFLAIHTSQLTETIKETTSAHFPTQLFSTSPNHFPNPQDPTFE is encoded by the exons atggCAGCTGAAGCTGATCACCGTGGAAGCACTGGATGCTTTATAGGTCAATTTTCATGCACGGCCAGTCTCAATGGAGCTATATGGTGTCGCAGAAAACCGGTTTG GGAGAAAAAGAAACGGGTGGATGGATCTCTGATTGCCATAAAATTAAG AATCTCCAGGCTGGTTGATAGCATTGACAGCCGCCATGGCATCAGCCGCCTAACCTTACTGCTTTCTATAATAGCCACGGCCTCTTCGTCAAGGGCTGATCTGCACCTGAACGACGACACTTTGCCACCAACAATCTGCCCACTGGAGTTCCTACAAAACCATGCATATACCTGTTGGCTCAGATCCATTAATGAAGGAGGCATCACAGTTATTATTGACAGTACCCTGATTAG GAAATCGTTCCTCGCCATCCACACTTCTCAACTGACAGAGACAATTAAGGAGACAACCTCAGCACACTTTCCCACTCAACTATTCAGCACCTCTCCCAACCATTTTCCAAACCCGCAAGACCCGACCTTCGAGTGA
- the LOC133668192 gene encoding uncharacterized protein LOC133668192 encodes MPKKQTLEFILDILQRRDTQEIFAQPVDPDEVVGYYDIIKEAMDFGTIRAKLQEGMYTSLDQFQRDVFLISSNAMKFNSSTTVYYSEARAISELAQRVFNSLRTEPEKFELEHSRIRRHPAQKGHGETGSVLNKLVKLAGFRDGASLNSTSLKRATRTHPASIRLNPLVDHTKNEMPSGKRI; translated from the exons ATGCCAAAGAAACAGACTCTGGAATTTATCCTTGACATCCTACAGAG GAGAGACACACAAGAGATATTTGCACAGCCAGTTGACCCTGATGAG GTTGTTGGCTATTACGATATCATTAAAGAGGCAATGGATTTTGGAACCATAAGGGCTAAACTTCAAGAAGGGATGTATACAAGTCTGGATCAATTTCAG CGTGATGTGTTCCTCATATCCAGCAAtgcaatgaaatttaattcatcgACAACTGTTTATTATTCAGAG GCCCGTGCTATAAGTGAACTCGCTCAGCGGGTCTTCAATTCTCTGAGAACTGAACCTGAGAAATTTGAGCTGGAGCACTCGAGGATTAGAAGACACCCAGCTCAGAAAGGCCATGGTGAAACTGGAAGTGTACTGAATAAGCTTGTTAAACTTGCTGGGTTCAGAGATGGTGCTTCACTCAACAGCACCTCTCTGAAGAGAGCTACCCGAACACACCCTGCTTCAATACGTCTAAATCCTCTCGTTGACCATACAAAAAATGAAATGCCTTCTGGTAAGAGAATCTGA